From the Huiozyma naganishii CBS 8797 chromosome 2, complete genome genome, one window contains:
- the PNP1 gene encoding purine-nucleoside phosphorylase (similar to Saccharomyces cerevisiae PNP1 (YLR209C); ancestral locus Anc_7.337), with the protein MSVTFDIAIEREKIAEAAAYLQGRFESHNASGHSLAPPKTLVICGSGLGGIRNRLEQDHPAPLEIPYESIPGFKRSTVPGHSGHLIFGEMKGSSVVLMNGRLHGYEGNTIWETVFPIRVIHHMGFVKNLLVTNAAGGLNPAFQACDLMCIYDHINFPGLAGLHPLKGPSFDETGPRFLPLSDAYDLSLRKLLFQKWQELQLQRPLHEGTYTFVSGPTFETRAESRLIRAIGGDAVGMSTVPEVIVARHCGWKVLALSLITNNCVLDPPASALENNPVALEEGIASHAEVLENGRIASKDVERLVEAVVGELR; encoded by the coding sequence ATGAGTGTCACCTTTGATATTGCTattgagagagagaagatTGCAGAAGCTGCTGCGTATCTGCAAGGCAGATTCGAGTCGCACAATGCGAGCGGTCACTCGCTGGCCCCACCCAAGACGTTGGTCATTTGTGGATCTGGTCTTGGTGGAATTCGGAACAGACTAGAGCAAGATCATCCAGCTCCGCTGGAAATCCCGTACGAGAGTATCCCCGGGTTCAAGAGAAGCACAGTTCCTGGCCACTCCGGGCATCTAATCTTCGGTGAAATGAAGGGCAGCTCCGTCGTGCTGATGAACGGTCGGTTGCACGGTTACGAGGGTAACACGATCTGGGAGACCGTGTTCCCGATCCGCGTGATCCACCATATGGGGTTCGTCAAGAATCTGTTGGTCACAAACGCAGCAGGCGGGTTAAACCCTGCGTTCCAAGCTTGCGACCTGATGTGCATCTACGACCACATCAATTTTCCGGGTCTTGCAGGACTACATCCCTTGAAGGGACCGAGCTTCGACGAGACTGGGCCCAGGTTTCTGCCCCTGAGCGACGCTTACGACTTGTCCCTGAGGAAGTTGCTCTTCCAGAAATGGCAAGAGTTACAGCTACAGAGACCACTACATGAGGGAACGTACACTTTTGTTTCGGGCCCGACATTCGAGACGAGGGCAGAGTCCAGACTGATCAGGGCTATTGGTGGGGATGCGGTCGGGATGTCCACGGTCCCTGAAGTAATCGTTGCAAGACACTGTGGATGGAAAGTACTCGCATTGAGCTTGATTACGAACAACTGTGTTTTGGACCCGCCTGCAAGCGCTCTGGAAAACAACCCTGTGGCACTGGAGGAAGGGATTGCCTCTCACGCGGAGGTTTTGGAGAACGGTAGAATTGCGTCCAAGGATGTGGAACGTTTGGTGGAGGCTGTTGTCGGAGAGCTGCGTTAA
- the CLB4 gene encoding B-type cyclin CLB4 (similar to Saccharomyces cerevisiae CLB3 (YDL155W) and CLB4 (YLR210W); ancestral locus Anc_7.332) codes for MNRSRRTVVRPTSSKNYLKPTAASIGKSRNALTDVTSQATNRKPGYTGGVGGASGFKTGESVRGRRSVRRLPLQNRSVNSKVEVPVSGKRPLVHIYNDENSPIVVDDESMEVEVNDGERMETEPVLSLMPHFSEKTQQILEEINEKFAFLETQNHDDDTYDPVMVADYSPDIFDYLRKLELKFSPNADYMRFQNNLNWTYRKELVDWLVKVHERFQLLPETLFLTINIMDRFLSKKQVTLNRFQLVGITALLIASKYEEINYPTLADICHILDNEYTKRDILQAEKFMIDTLEFEIGWPGPMSFLRKISRADFYHYEIRTFAKYFLESVLMEPQLVASPISWIAAGAYFLSKIILKDDIWSSKHVYYSGYTRDQLLPLVITLCEVCKKGRASKNAIWDKYSTGKFHHSSQLFDKWVDSMKS; via the coding sequence ATGAATAGGTCGAGAAGAACTGTTGTTAGGCCAACATCTAGCAAGAACTACTTGAAACCGACGGCTGCCAGTATAGGGAAGAGCAGAAACGCATTGACCGATGTTACCTCTCAGGCCACGAACAGAAAACCGGGCTATactggtggtgttggtggtgccAGCGGTTTCAAGACTGGGGAATCTGTGAGGGGGAGAAGGTCCGTAAGAAGATTACCGTTGCAAAACCGCTCAGTTAATTCAAAAGTTGAGGTACCCGTATCTGGTAAACGACCCTTGGTTCATATTTACAACGATGAAAACAGTCCGATTGTCGTCGACGATGAGAGTATGGAAGTTGAGGTGAATGATGGGGAGAGAATGGAGACTGAGCCCGTGCTGTCACTCATGCCACATTTCAGTGAGAAGACGCAGCAGATTTtagaagagatcaacgAGAAATTTGCATTCTTGGAGACACAGAATCACGATGACGACACGTACGATCCTGTCATGGTTGCCGATTATTCGCCAGATATTTTTGACTACTTGAGAAAGTTGGAGTTGAAATTCTCGCCAAATGCTGATTACATGCGTTTCCAAAATAACTTGAACTGGACATATCGCAAGGAATTGGTCGATTGGCTTGTCAAAGTCCACGAAAGATTCCAGTTACTTCCAGAGACTCTGTTCCTAACAATAAACATAATGGATAGATTTCTGTCCAAAAAGCAAGTCACCTTGAACAGATTCCAGCTTGTAGGAATCACTGCATTGTTGATCGCTTCGAAATACGAAGAGATCAACTACCCAACCTTGGCCGATATATGTCATATCCTGGACAACGAATACACCAAAAGAGACATCCTACAAGCTGAGAAATTTATGATAGATACTTTGGAGTTCGAAATTGGTTGGCCAGGTCCAATGTCGTTCCTGCGGAAGATAAGTAGGGCTGACTTTTACCACTACGAGATAAGAACGTTTGCCAAATACTTTCTGGAGAGCGTGCTAATGGAACCTCAATTGGTGGCCTCCCCCATAAGCTGGATTGCAGCAGGCGCATATTTCCTTAGCAAAATCATATTAAAGGATGATATATGGTCTTCGAAGCATGTGTACTACTCTGGGTACACACGAGACCAGTTACTGCCATTAGTCATTACATTGTGCGAGGTTTGCAAAAAGGGTCGTGCTTCTAAAAATGCCATTTGGGATAAATATTCAACTGGCAAGTTCCATCATTCCAGTCAATTATTCGATAAGTGGGTGGATTCCATGAAATCTTGA
- the ATG38 gene encoding Atg38p (similar to Saccharomyces cerevisiae YLR211C; ancestral locus Anc_7.325) codes for MSHLRQTYQLIENAEQQIKRGNLNESLKYYRQSVNEINKVILRLNSEHPDEVNDEVIESIEILKRDVSQTMFDLENFIKAQRAVSKGSTVKNSINMNMMGSMLLSIKPSMNNVNRPSPTSEQSGDGEGNNFVSDPILTGILNKLQTNLFALTADTKGVGVDGRGTKNANLEVSHHIEQFKRELSWYEQKKFSEYDSRLERTRKENRKLLQEVEKLKDRWNNLVESAKQRRNRE; via the exons ATGTCCCACCTCAGACAG ACATACCAATTGATAGAGAATGCTGAGCAACAAATCAAGAGGGGCAACCTGAATGAATCCCTGAAGTACTATAGACAGTCCGTGAACGAGATCAATAAAGTGATTTTACGGTTGAACAGTGAGCACCCGGATGAAGTAAACGATGAAGTTATTGAGAGTATCGAAATCTTGAAGAGGGACGTTTCTCAGACAATGTTCGACCTGGAGAATTTTATCAAAGCCCAACGCGCCGTTTCAAAGGGATCCACAGTTAAGAACTCTATTAACATGAACATGATGGGGTCAATGTTACTTAGCATTAAACCGTCCATGAACAATGTGAATAGACCTTCACCAACAAGCGAACAAAGCGGCGATGGGGAGGGAAATAACTTTGTTAGTGATCCGATTCTCACCGGTATACTTAACAAATTACAGACAAATTTATTTGCCTTAACTGCTGACACTAAAGGAGTGGGTGTTGATGGGAGGGGTACAAAGAATGCCAATCTGGAGGTCAGTCACCATATAGAACAATTCAAACGAGAGTTGAGTTGGTATGAGCAAAAGAAATTTTCTGAATACGATTCCCGTTTAGAGAGGACTCGGAAGGAAAACAGGAAGCTGCTTCAAGAAGTagaaaagttgaaggacaGATGGAACAACCTTGTTGAAAGTGCAAAACAGAGAAGAAATCGAGAATGA
- the SEC13 gene encoding GTPase-activating protein SEC13 (similar to Saccharomyces cerevisiae SEC13 (YLR208W); ancestral locus Anc_7.338), with amino-acid sequence MVTITNAHNDVIHDAILDYYGKRLATCSSDKTIKIFEVEGDSHKLVETLIGHEGPVWRVDWAHPKFGTILASCSYDGKVIIWREEGGKWAQIAVHAVHSASVNSIQWAPHEYGVMLLCGSSDGKISVVEFKENGAVAPIVFDAHTIGVNSVCWAPATIQEEAAPAGEGNVTVQKELRRFVSGGADNLVKIWKYDAAAQTYNLEDTLDGHSDWVRDVAWSPSVLLRSYIASVSQDKTCVIWTQDKDNGAWKKTLLQEDKFPDVLWRASWSLSGNILALSGGDNKVTLWKENLEGTWEPAGEVEQ; translated from the coding sequence ATGGTCACTATAACGAATGCACATAACGATGTCATCCACGATGCAATTCTGGATTATTACGGAAAGCGTCTAGCAACATGTTCATCTGACAAGACGATCAAGATCTTCGAGGTCGAGGGCGACTCGCACAAACTAGTTGAAACACTGATTGGCCATGAGGGCCCTGTTTGGAGGGTTGATTGGGCGCACCCTAAATTTGGCACGATCTTAGCCTCGTGCTCGTACGACGGTAAAGTTATTATCTGGAGGGAGGAAGGTGGTAAGTGGGCGCAGATTGCCGTTCACGCAGTGCACTCTGCCTCGGTCAATTCCATACAGTGGGCTCCCCATGAATACGGTGTCATGCTACTGTGTGGGTCATCCGACGGTAAAATCTCCGTGGTCGAGTTTAAGGAGAACGGTGCTGTCGCACCCATCGTGTTTGACGCACACACTATAGGTGTCAACTCCGTGTGTTGGGCACCAGCTACTATCCAGGAGGAGGCTGCCCCGGCAGGCGAGGGGAACGTGACGGTTCAGAAGGAACTGCGTAGATTTGTCAGCGGTGGTGCCGATAACCTGGTCAAGATCTGGAAGTACGACGCAGCCGCTCAGACTTATAACTTGGAGGACACTTTGGACGGACATTCTGACTGGGTCAGGGACGTCGCGTGGTCCCCATCCGTCCTGCTGCGTTCGTACATAGCTAGTGTCTCCCAGGATAAGACGTGTGTCATCTGGACCCAGGATAAGGACAACGGTGCCTGGAAGAAGACGCTGTTGCAAGAGGACAAGTTCCCAGACGTATTATGGAGAGCCAGTTGGTCGCTATCTGGTAATATCTTGGCATTGTCTGGTGGAGACAACAAAGTCACCTTGTGGAAGGAAAACTTGGAAGGTACATGGGAACCTGCCGGTGAGGTCGAACAGTGA
- the TUB4 gene encoding gamma-tubulin (similar to Saccharomyces cerevisiae TUB4 (YLR212C); ancestral locus Anc_7.323): MTGEILTLHVGQCGNQVGQQYWSQIAKEHGIGKDGQSVEPDDPNTFREDDTNPFFRRNAQDRYTPRALMFDLEPKVINDAFNNYPGFFDPRNSWVSEEKYGAGNSWAKGYQEGQKSEEHFLNMIDKELDSTENFEGFQLFHSVAGGTGSGLGSNLLETLADRYSKNILTTYSVFPTDQSEVVVQPYNTVLTLRRLAEESDASVIFDNNALLSLSSRVFRGQQIDFSNSNQLIAATLSSVTNSLRFPSYMYTSLQSLVSTLVPSPDLHFLTPSFTPFTSDYVAHEKEYRQNTAYDVLLDLIDGNNSLVSNKNNKPVYFNTFSTLIGTLDRSDITRAISKLQTRLHFAPWSSSVIHVNCGRRSPYLTNKNIGGDYVNGMMLSNSTGVIPLLENACHSFDKIFAKRAFLNTFTQSGMLSDDDSEFIDSRAVAQNIIDQYVTAEETDYLDDILLDDENMTGVLEDVGGQQVDHEGDNIIV, from the coding sequence ATGACGGGGGAAATTCTAACTTTGCACGTAGGTCAGTGTGGGAACCAAGTCGGCCAACAGTACTGGTCTCAGATCGCAAAAGAACACGGTATCGGCAAAGACGGTCAAAGCGTGGAACCAGATGATCCCAATACATTTAGAGAGGATGATACAAACCCGTTCTTTAGAAGAAATGCGCAAGATAGATACACTCCAAGAGCTCTGATGTTCGACTTAGAGCCGAAGGTTATAAATGATGCCTTCAACAATTATCCGGGATTTTTTGACCCACGAAATAGCTGGGTCTCTGAGGAGAAGTATGGTGCCGGGAATTCGTGGGCCAAGGGCTACCAAGAGGGTCAGAAAAGCGAGGAACACTTCCTAAACATGATTGACAAAGAATTGGACTCAACAGAGAATTTTGAAGGTTTCCAGTTGTTCCATTCTGTAGCCGGCGGTACCGGATCTGGGCTTGGTTCTAACTTGTTAGAGACTTTGGCTGACCGCTACTCGAAGAACATCCTGACAACGTATTCAGTTTTCCCAACGGATCAGTCGGAGGTCGTTGTTCAGCCCTATAACACTGTGCTAACATTGAGAAGGTTAGCAGAGGAAAGTGACGCATCCGTCATCTTTGATAATAACGCTTTATTGAGTTTATCCTCCAGAGTGTTCAGAGGTCAACAAATAGATTTTAGCAATTCCAACCAGTTGATAGCTGCAACATTATCATCAGTAACGAATTCGTTGCGTTTCCCAAGTTACATGTACACATCACTACAAAGCTTAGTATCCACTTTGGTGCCAAGCCCGGACCTACATTTTCTAACACCATCGTTTACACCATTCACATCTGATTATGTGGCCCATGAGAAAGAATACAGACAAAACACAGCATACGACGTATTACTGGATCTCATAGACGGGAATAACTCGCTAGTGTCAAATAAGAATAACAAGCCAGTGTATTTCAACACGTTTAGCACACTGATAGGTACTTTGGATCGTAGTGATATTACTAGAGCAATCTCGAAACTACAAACAAGGCTCCACTTTGCTCCATGGTCATCCAGTGTAATCCACGTCAACTGTGGTAGGAGATCGCCATACCTGACGAACAAAAACATCGGGGGAGACTACGTGAATGGGATGATGCTTTCTAACTCCACCGGAGTGATACCGCTACTAGAGAACGCCTGTCACTCCTTTGACAAGATCTTTGCTAAACGAGCCTTTCTCAACACCTTCACACAGTCCGGCATGCTAAGTGACGATGACTCCGAATTCATTGATTCCAGAGCAGTCGCCCAAAATATCATAGACCAGTACGTTACCGCAGAAGAGACAGACTATCTGGATGATATATTACTTGATGACGAGAATATGACTGGTGTGCTGGAAGACGTCGGCGGGCAACAAGTCGATCACGAAGGAGACAACATCATTGTATGA
- the ENT2 gene encoding epsin (similar to Saccharomyces cerevisiae ENT1 (YDL161W) and ENT2 (YLR206W); ancestral locus Anc_7.342): MSRQFVRSAKNVMKGYSSTQVLVRDATANDGRTPHLDTLEDIAGLSFDSVDFFEIMDVLEKRLNDSGKYWRHIEKSLTVLDYLVRFGSEHCADWARDHLFLLKALRNFRFVDDGIGFDQGQIVRVKARDLVELLQSGEQLGGRKAKRARGASRRDRGRRRGGDRGGGEYRQRGDDPEDEYYPRPAGGPPPQRQGYESGGARGNDDDDLQRAIEESKRTVQEDEERRRQLSMYDEEDPEFQAALQLSREEEELKNLQHLQRLQQQQQQQQQQQQLNTAYLDVFGNPVSQDEYQEYQRQQQVWEQQQEQQRLAQDQYMQLQQQQQAQEQALQQQQQQAQEQALQLQQQQQAQEQALQQQQQQQQALQQQQAQEQAMQQQQQQQQQFLQAQQQQPMTTGSNNPFAVNAAPIQQPNYTQSPNNYVSPQQNYAPPQPPRPSQPSQQQSPQQSPQQAYNPYSSPQQVPNAQFSGNVPTGSPGQEAHGRAPAPVPQPMPRMNTGNQEVTNKYSELNNLLAQGTGVDTFGNEGTQRIPAQHTQTGTFINSQGTGFKQVNSEGKDPNSNPFLNSQYTGLPSTGIVPAYTGYGFGNQSDQQNAPQQQQQYQQQPQQQQQQQQQPQQQYQQQPQQPYQQQPQQQQQPPDQVVSLIDL; encoded by the coding sequence TTGGAGAAGAGACTCAATGATTCAGGGAAGTACTGGCGGCACATTGAGAAGTCGCTCACCGTGTTGGATTACCTGGTGAGGTTTGGGTCTGAACACTGTGCTGATTGGGCAAGGGACCACTTGTTTTTGCTTAAAGCTTTGAGGAATTTCAGGTTTGTAGATGATGGGATTGGGTTTGATCAGGGGCAGATTGTGAGAGTTAAGGCGAGAGATCTCGTGGAATTGTTACAAAGTGGTGAGCAATTGGGTGGGCGGAAAGCCAAGAGGGCTAGAGGTGCGAGTAGAAGAGACCGtggcagaagaagaggggGCGACCGAGGTGGAGGGGAGTACCGCCAGAGAGGTGATGACCCTGAAGACGAGTACTACCCGAGACCAGCCGGTGGACCGCCTCCACAGAGACAGGGCTACGAAAGTGGTGGCGCTCGTGGtaacgatgatgacgatcTGCAGAGAGCGATAGAGGAGAGCAAGAGAACAGTGcaggaggacgaggagagAAGGAGACAGCTCAGCATgtacgacgaggaggatcCAGAGTTTCAGGCTGCATTGCAACTCAGcagagaggaggaagagttgaagaacttgcaaCATTTGCAAAGActacagcagcaacagcaacagcaacagcaacagcaacaattgAACACGGCATACCTCGATGTCTTTGGGAACCCTGTATCTCAGGACGAGTACCAGGAGTACCAAAGACAGCAACAGGTATgggaacagcaacaggaacaACAGAGACTGGCCCAAGATCAGTACatgcaattgcaacagcagcaacaagcacaagaaCAGGCtctccaacaacaacagcaacaagcacaagaaCAGGCTctgcagttgcaacagcagcaacaagcacaagaaCAGGCtctgcaacaacaacagcagcagcagcaggcattgcaacaacagcaagcACAGGAGCAAGCTatgcaacagcaacaacagcaacagcaacagtttctgcaagcccaacagcaacaaccaaTGACGACGGGATCCAATAACCCTTTTGCAGTGAATGCGGCTCCAATACAACAGCCAAATTATACCCAGTCGCCTAACAACTACGTTTCACCGCAACAAAACTATGCACCACCGCAACCACCACGTCCATCACAGCCCTCGCAACAACAGTCACCTCAGCAGTCACCCCAACAAGCGTACAATCCGTACTCTTCGCCACAACAGGTTCCAAATGCCCAGTTTTCAGGAAACGTTCCGACGGGTTCCCCAGGACAAGAGGCCCATGGTAGGGCCCCAGCACCGGTACCACAACCCATGCCTCGCATGAACACAGGGAACCAAGAAGTGACGAACAAATACAGCGAATTAAACAACCTGCTGGCACAGGGCACTGGCGTGGACACCTTCGGTAACGAGGGCACGCAGCGTATCCCAGCACAGCACACGCAGACTGGAACGTTTATAAACTCACAAGGTACAGGATTCAAGCAGGTTAACAGTGAGGGTAAGGACCCGAATAGCAACCCGTTCCTCAACAGCCAGTACACGGGCCTTCCAAGTACAGGAATCGTGCCAGCTTACACGGGGTATGGATTCGGTAACCAGAGTGATCAACAGAATGCgccacaacaacaacagcagtaccagcagcaaccacaacagcagcagcagcagcagcagcaaccacaacagcagtaCCAGCAACAGCCGCAACAACCgtaccaacaacaaccgcagcagcagcaacaaccgCCTGATCAAGTAGTCTCACTCATTGATCTATAG
- the HRD3 gene encoding ubiquitin ligase complex subunit HRD3 (similar to Saccharomyces cerevisiae HRD3 (YLR207W); ancestral locus Anc_7.339): MLLTKGVLLILISVLRTFASQEPDPWTEAQSLMATIGKGINPIDIPHTERPPVAYTVSYEVPLDYHPDDEYQLFKRFWDAEATEEQQRLSDLLIESTDKYNNTDAAFTLAQCFLYQHYGFPHSKELAELYLNKFNEWTRYSNSTTLFQQGVMYSTGSVGYNTTDAPKGLLYYQRAARLGSIRAKQVLAYKYLNGLNVPRDMNRALLLYRELAEQIRHKYSDEQWNVIFPYTESFNIRLPDFDDGLLGPQLSSTKLSTIRIKSARPDITSSVLTKMRGGDIMLRFNNVDESSSFALGSDLEDNDDQIVDLFYIAWDEYKGTYTRARDCLKARKLLEFSVEEFDDDVYNMESLQRYFYSKTLDLLGHIYFTGEGLSAPDLSKAEQYLKRSVDIIKDVMEIKSRAHIDLALIEQYHHKNVSQAMLYYQRVQNSRVNTGIVEYQMAKIITEFNQQHLGDPFLLMQTAYMKGYPPAFYEFAKMTEQGVNNKYNTEDTVNIFKSFVENSESIMAPELKTAFGELLMGHSETALWLYTEVAEQGFERAQISAAHLMYQIPYKYEAAPQTPDQRKLMAISYYTRAFKQDNIDAGVVAGDIYYNMGKYENALSLYRSAALKYSSQAVWNLGYMYEYGLGVPKDYHLAKRYYDEALEFNKSLLVGVKLSVLKLKIKAWYEWFSHGDSFISTSAHKIMESMPVLLYLQRYLEDVSSSTRVIHRTVVENEYEADILNNLRYLGRAETRHHTPNPDSIFKSTTFDYGDVFPMIIIVCLFIGTFAMRAFTQRNNWNVRVNGVPINRRAPQQQQGQEQEQEQQQQANPPAGNFDIQMFAI; encoded by the coding sequence ATGCTGCTCACAAAAGGTGTTTTGCTTATATTGATCAGCGTGCTACGCACATTTGCCTCGCAGGAGCCGGATCCCTGGACAGAGGCCCAATCTCTGATGGCCACTATCGGGAAGGGCATAAACCCGATAGATATCCCACATACGGAAAGGCCACCAGTAGCGTATACGGTATCGTACGAGGTTCCGTTGGACTACCATCCGGATGACGAATACCAACTTTTTAAGAGGTTTTGGGACGCAGAGGCCACGGAGGAGCAACAGCGGCTCTCTGATTTGCTTATTGAGTCGACAGATAAATACAATAACACAGACGCTGCATTTACACTTGCGCAATGCTTCCTGTATCAACATTATGGGTTCCCCCACAGCAAGGAACTTGCAGAACTCTACCTGAACAAATTCAACGAGTGGACACGGTACTCCAACTCAACGACTCTGTTTCAGCAAGGCGTGATGTATTCCACAGGGTCAGTAGGGTACAACACAACGGATGCGCCAAAGGGACTGCTGTACTATCAAAGAGCGGCCAGGTTGGGCTCCATCAGGGCCAAACAGGTGCTCGCTTACAAATACCTGAACGGGCTGAACGTCCCCAGGGACATGAACAGAGCGCTGCTTTTGTATAGAGAGCTGGCTGAACAAATTAGACACAAATACTCGGATGAACAGTGGAACGTTATCTTCCCTTACACAGAGAGTTTCAATATCAGGTTACCTGATTTTGACGATGGGTTACTGGGACCGCAGTTGAGTTCTACGAAATTGAGCACTATCAGAATAAAGTCAGCGAGACCTGATATCACATCGAGTGTTTTGACGAAGATGCGTGGTGGGGATATAATGCTACGGTTCAACAACGTTGACGAAAGTAGCTCGTTTGCCTTGGGGTCCGATCTGGAGGATAACGACGACCAAATAGTGGACCTCTTTTATATTGCATGGGATGAGTACAAAGGCACGTACACGAGAGCTAGGGATTGTTTAAAGGCGAGGAAGCTATTGGAGTTTTCAGTCGAGGAGTTTGACGACGACGTATACAACATGGAGAGTCTGCAAAGGTATTTCTATTCGAAGACCTTGGACTTGTTGGGTCACATATACTTCACCGGTGAGGGCTTATCTGCTCCGGACTTGAGCAAGGCGGAGCaatatttgaaaagatcCGTTGACATCATCAAAGATGTAATGGAGATCAAAAGCCGCGCACATATCGACCTAGCGTTGATCGAGCAGTACCACCACAAGAATGTATCGCAAGCTATGCTCTACTACCAGCGTGTTCAGAATTCGAGGGTCAACACTGGTATCGTTGAGTACCAAATGGCAAAGATTATCACCGAATTCAACCAGCAGCATCTGGGCGACCCATTCTTGCTGATGCAAACCGCGTACATGAAGGGTTATCCGCCTGCCTTCTACGAGTTTGCTAAAATGACAGAGCAAGGTGTAAACAACAAGTACAACACGGAGGACACTGTCAACATATTTAAGAGTTTTGTGGAGAACAGCGAATCAATCATGGCCCCGGAACTGAAGACTGCTTTTGGCGAGCTGTTGATGGGTCATTCTGAGACTGCGTTATGGCTGTATACGGAGGTTGCGGAACAAGGTTTCGAAAGGGCGCAGATCTCGGCGGCACATTTGATGTACCAAATCCCTTACAAGTACGAGGCGGCTCCACAGACGCCTGACCAGAGGAAGCTGATGGCCATCAGTTACTACACGCGCGCCTTCAAGCAGGACAACATTGACGCGGGTGTCGTTGCCGGTGATATATACTACAACATGGGCAAGTATGAGAATGCGCTATCGCTCTACCGTAGTGCAGCATTGAAGTACTCCTCCCAGGCGGTTTGGAATCTTGGGTACATGTACGAGTACGGCTTGGGTGTCCCCAAGGACTATCATTTAGCAAAGAGATACTACGACGAGGCCCTGGAGTTCAATAAGTCACTTCTCGTGGGTGTCAAACTGAGCGTGttaaaactgaaaattAAGGCGTGGTACGAATGGTTCAGTCACGGAGACAGTTTCATAAGCACCAGTGCACACAAAATCATGGAGTCCATGCCGGTCCTATTATACCTACAACGCTACTTAGAGGACGTTTCCAGTAGCACACGAGTCATCCACCGCACGGTGGTGGAAAACGAATACGAGGCGGACATACTCAACAATTTGCGATACCTGGGGCGCGCAGAGACACGGCACCACACGCCGAATCCGGACAGTATCTTCAAGAGCACTACATTCGATTACGGCGATGTCTTCCCCATGATCATAATCGTGTGTCTGTTCATCGGTACCTTTGCGATGCGCGCGTTCACCCAGAGAAACAACTGGAACGTAAGAGTAAACGGTGTCCCAATAAACAGGCGTGCgccgcaacagcaacaggggcaagaacaagaacaggagcaacagcaacaagcGAACCCGCCAGCGGGCAACTTCGACATCCAGATGTTCGCCATCTGA